The following proteins are co-located in the Haloarcula rubripromontorii genome:
- a CDS encoding DEAD/DEAH box helicase, translating to MDDTISWLRDRPYYEGQIVDQRTVPGRDARTADCDVPDRLTGVLEDRGITDLYAHQVDAIEAVRGGENVVLATETASGKSLAYTVPAFERALDRRATTLYVAPQVALINDQTETLSELAQGLGFASGVSVAQYTGRQSKSEKEAIRERQPTVLLTTPDMLHYGILPHAHRLWDWFFQRLETVVIDEVHGYRGVFGSHVSLVMRRLQRVAERFDAGSSSAGGDSGTAGGPEWVCCSATIGNPVEHAAAVTGQPEPSFALVDEDASASGPRHWLLWNPPEYEGEGWGSGRRKSNHVETKQLFVDLVERGLQTVVFAGSRQTAERYASDSADELRDRGEHDLADSIGAYQAALTDDRRRELEQGLQSGDLRGVWSTSALELGVDVGGLDAVLLDGYPGTRMRAFQQAGRAGRGTDPALVALVGGEDQLDQYVLRNPDALFDTGAEQAVTNPENEQLLPDHVHAAACENWLSPDDDRHFGETFPDVVSGLESAGKLDRRQTDGGMRWLGTGSPHHEMNLRTVDDGEVKLVANGDVIATLSVEDALRDAHPGAIYHHQGRRYEVTDLDLDTGVAELDRTWADYFTRVLHDKTITVEADLAERRLPTREDVPVRFASVTMRKQITGYERRDGSSGEVLGQRSLDLPEATLETKALYHTVPSELEAQIRRGEYGPDSGDGGSHSGDAVPDGGEAGDFPGAIHAAEHAMISMFPFEYLCDRGDIGGLSTPRHPHTGEPTIFIYDGYPGGIGLTRAGYGDIGPLMNTTLSMLRSCDCADGCPACVQSPHCGNANDPLDKHGARHLLNGLLEQ from the coding sequence GCCCGGCCGGGACGCGCGGACCGCGGACTGCGACGTGCCGGACCGACTCACCGGCGTCCTCGAAGACCGCGGCATCACGGACCTCTACGCACACCAGGTGGACGCTATCGAGGCCGTCCGCGGCGGCGAGAACGTCGTCCTCGCGACCGAGACGGCCAGCGGCAAGAGCCTCGCATACACCGTCCCCGCGTTCGAGCGGGCACTCGACCGCCGGGCAACGACGCTGTATGTCGCCCCGCAGGTCGCGCTCATCAACGACCAGACCGAGACGCTCTCGGAGCTAGCGCAGGGACTGGGCTTTGCCTCCGGCGTCTCTGTCGCCCAGTACACCGGCCGCCAGTCCAAATCCGAGAAGGAGGCCATCCGCGAGCGCCAGCCGACCGTGTTGCTGACGACGCCAGATATGCTCCACTACGGCATCCTCCCCCACGCCCACCGACTGTGGGACTGGTTCTTCCAGCGGCTCGAAACTGTCGTCATCGACGAGGTCCACGGCTACCGCGGCGTGTTCGGCAGCCACGTCTCGCTCGTGATGCGCCGCCTCCAGCGGGTCGCCGAGCGGTTCGATGCCGGCAGCAGCAGTGCGGGAGGCGACAGCGGGACAGCAGGCGGCCCGGAGTGGGTCTGTTGCTCGGCGACCATCGGGAATCCCGTGGAACACGCCGCGGCCGTCACCGGCCAGCCCGAGCCGTCGTTCGCGCTGGTCGACGAGGACGCGAGCGCCAGCGGGCCGCGTCACTGGCTGCTGTGGAACCCCCCCGAGTACGAGGGCGAGGGCTGGGGGAGCGGCCGCCGGAAATCGAACCACGTCGAGACGAAACAGCTGTTCGTGGACCTCGTCGAGCGGGGCCTCCAGACGGTCGTGTTCGCCGGGTCGCGCCAGACCGCCGAACGGTACGCCAGCGACAGCGCCGACGAACTCCGGGACCGCGGCGAACACGACCTCGCCGACAGCATCGGCGCGTACCAGGCCGCACTGACCGACGACCGACGGCGCGAACTGGAGCAGGGACTGCAGTCCGGGGACCTCCGGGGCGTCTGGTCGACCAGCGCGCTGGAACTCGGCGTCGACGTAGGCGGGCTGGACGCCGTGTTGCTCGACGGGTACCCCGGCACGCGGATGCGAGCCTTCCAGCAGGCCGGGCGGGCCGGCCGCGGGACCGACCCGGCGCTGGTCGCGCTCGTCGGCGGCGAGGACCAGCTCGACCAGTACGTCCTTCGCAACCCCGACGCGCTGTTCGATACCGGGGCAGAGCAGGCCGTGACCAACCCCGAGAACGAGCAGTTGCTCCCCGACCACGTCCACGCGGCCGCCTGCGAGAACTGGCTCTCACCGGACGACGACCGCCACTTCGGTGAGACGTTTCCCGACGTGGTTTCCGGCCTCGAATCAGCCGGGAAACTCGACCGCCGACAGACCGACGGAGGGATGCGCTGGCTCGGTACCGGCAGCCCGCATCACGAGATGAACCTGCGGACCGTCGACGACGGCGAGGTGAAACTCGTGGCCAACGGCGACGTGATAGCGACACTCTCCGTGGAAGACGCGCTACGCGATGCCCACCCCGGCGCGATTTACCACCATCAGGGCCGGCGCTACGAGGTGACGGACCTCGACCTCGATACGGGCGTGGCCGAACTCGACCGGACGTGGGCCGATTACTTCACTCGCGTCCTGCACGACAAGACCATCACCGTCGAGGCGGATCTGGCGGAGCGACGACTGCCGACCCGGGAGGACGTTCCGGTCCGGTTCGCGTCCGTGACGATGCGCAAGCAAATCACCGGCTACGAGCGCCGTGACGGGTCCTCTGGAGAAGTACTTGGCCAGCGTTCGCTCGATTTGCCAGAGGCGACGCTGGAGACGAAGGCGCTGTACCACACTGTGCCGTCGGAACTGGAAGCGCAGATTCGCCGCGGCGAGTACGGACCCGATAGTGGCGACGGCGGCTCTCACTCCGGCGACGCGGTCCCGGACGGGGGCGAGGCCGGCGACTTCCCCGGCGCGATTCACGCCGCCGAGCACGCGATGATATCGATGTTCCCCTTCGAGTACCTCTGTGACCGCGGCGACATCGGCGGGCTGTCGACGCCCCGGCACCCCCACACCGGCGAGCCAACCATCTTCATTTACGACGGGTACCCCGGTGGGATCGGTCTGACGCGGGCCGGCTACGGTGACATCGGGCCGCTGATGAACACGACGCTGTCGATGCTGCGCTCCTGTGACTGCGCCGACGGCTGCCCGGCCTGCGTGCAGTCGCCCCACTGCGGGAACGCGAACGACCCGCTGGACAAACACGGCGCGAGACACCTGCTGAACGGGCTGCTGGAGCAGTAA